In Fusarium oxysporum f. sp. lycopersici 4287 chromosome 4, whole genome shotgun sequence, a genomic segment contains:
- a CDS encoding alcohol dehydrogenase: MPSAENPIVLHIGDPIKYNHDLYKKLESKFTIIRPSAEERQRGAFLEALHQKKWGDFHAVMRPFWITGGEMGRWDKELIPLLPKSMKVYASAGAGYDWADVDIMVENRILYCNGAAASTEAVSDMALYHIISVFRNMQWSNMAARGSEEEFRDAHAHTQLTASNPRGHTLGIIGLGNIGYQIALKTHKALGMRIAYYDPFPKPPEQEAAIEATNYPKLEDMLAIADCIVIAAPGAGGNKILGREEISKMKKGSRLVNVARGSLVDEEAVADSMDSGHLFAVGLDVFEDEPRPNPRLQKMRNATLTCHTAGGALDTSIGFERLAMENVMAVLEGKDAITPVNKHLFK; encoded by the coding sequence ATGCCTTCAGCCGAAAATCCCATAGTCCTCCATATTGGCGACCCAATCAAGTACAACCACGATCTctacaagaagcttgagTCAAAATTCACCATCATCCGCCCCTCGGCGGAAGAACGCCAACGCGGTGCTTTCCTCGAAGCTCTTCACCAGAAGAAATGGGGCGATTTTCATGCTGTCATGCGACCCTTTTGGATCACAGGTGGTGAAATGGGACGCTGGGACAAAGAACTAATTCCACTCTTGCCCAAGTCCATGAAGGTTTACGCATCAGCTGGTGCTGGATATGACTGGGCTGATGTTGACATCATGGTCGAAAACCGTATCCTTTATTGTAATGGAGCAGCTGCTTCGACTGAGGCTGTTTCTGACATGGCGCTTTACCATATCATTTCTGTGTTTAGGAATATGCAGTGGAGTAATATGGCTGCGAGAGGCAGTGAAGAGGAGTTTCGAGATGCACATGCTCATACGCAACTCACAGCATCCAACCCTCGCGGCCACACTCTGGGGATAATTGGTCTTGGCAACATTGGATACCAGATTGCTCTCAAGACTCATAAGGCTCTTGGTATGCGCATTGCATATTACGACCCCTTCCCCAAACCGCCAGAGCAAGAAGCAGCTATCGAAGCAACAAACTACCCCAAGCTGGAAGACATGCTTGCCATCGCCGACTGTATCGTCATAGCTGCCCCCGGTGCAGGTGGAAACAAGATTCTTGGCCGGGAGGAGATATCTAAGATGAAGAAAGGATCACGACTTGTTAACGTTGCACGCGGGAGTTTGGTAGACGAAGAAGCTGTGGCTGACTCCATGGATTCTGGACACTTGTTTGCAGTGGGCTTGGACGTTTTTGAGGATGAGCCGAGACCGAATCCGAGGttgcagaagatgaggaatgCAACTTTGACGTGCCATACTGCTGGCGGTGCACTTGATACGTCGATTGGGTTTGAGAGATTGGCTATGGAGAATGTTATGGCTGTGTTGGAAGGGAAGGATGCTATTACGCCGGTGAACAAGCACCTGTTCAAGTAG
- a CDS encoding acyl-CoA oxidase — translation MPPPNPDWVKALKPSGPQGSELLAQERANSDINVDQLSTFLFTKEVLERNDKILKILQADPVFDKEQNYFRGRTDRLEAALARAKALRRLSVKHNWNDEEHHAANDLISEPTPYGLHATMFLKTLEEQGTPAQHKLFLERARNYEIIGCYAQTELGHGSNVRGLETTATWNPEDKTFTIHSPHLTASKWWIGSLGKAANHAVVVAQLILNGKPYGPHPFVVPIRDMKTHEPLPDIHVGDIGPKFGYNTMDNGFLLFNNVKIPHVNMLNRFSGVDPETGKYIRPSNPALIYGTLTFIRSSIVFQSGSVLARGVTIATRYCAVRRQFQDRDADASETGENQVLNYTMVQHRLLPLLASSYALFFTGRAMINLYNANQKRMAQRRDAGDAKRKPGPEELSPGSDHLADLHAISCSLKAFASTTAAEGLEVCRRACGGHGYSAFSGIGSWYADYLPTVTWEGDNYMLTQQVARYLLKSARAVLAGKAPDNGISRIFKEFIRRQDIGAAFDVLDSDQDLVDAFAWRVSFLTFEALKHRDEEKQSWNSLLIDFWRLSTAYAQYQVVKNFHEALQDEATKKSLDPNTLAIMHKLFELFALHNLQSSASEFFTSAATTVRQIQLARTKRTLSLLDEIRPHAVRLVDAWSFPDWQLDSALGRSDGKVYEDLFHRASEVNPVNDIVFDPYPESDVLFRKNGSGPKAKL, via the coding sequence ATGCCTCCGCCAAATCCAGACTGGGTCAAGGCCCTCAAGCCCTCCGGCCCCCAGGGTTCAGAGCTTCTGGCCCAAGAGCGCGCCAACTCTGACATCAACGTTGACCAGCTCTCTACTTTCCTCTTCACAAAAGAAGTCCTTGAGAGAAATGATAAGATTCTCAAGATTCTCCAGGCTGATCCTGTTTTTGACAAGGAGCAGAACTACTTCAGGGGTCGAACAGATAGACTTGAGGCTGCGCTTGCTAGAGCTAAGGCTTTGAGACGGTTATCTGTCAAGCATAACTGGAATGATGAGGAGCATCATGCTGCCAATGACCTGATCAGCGAGCCTACGCCTTATGGTCTTCATGCCACTATGTTCTTGAAGACGCTTGAGGAGCAGGGTACACCGGCGCAGCACAAGCTTTTCCTTGAGAGGGCGAGAAACTATGAGATCATTGGATGCTATGCTCAGACTGAATTGGGCCATGGTTCCAACGTTCGCGGTCTGGAGACTACTGCTACCTGGAACCCTGAGGACAAGACCTTTACTATTCACTCGCCTCATCTCACAGCTTCAAAGTGGTGGATCGGTTCCCTGGGCAAGGCTGCCAACCACGCTGTCGTCGTTGCACAGCTTATCCTCAACGGCAAGCCCTACGGTCCTCATCCTTTCGTCGTTCCTATTCGCGACATGAAGACCCATGAGCCTCTTCCTGATATCCACGTTGGAGATATCGGCCCCAAGTTCGGTTACAACACCATGGATAACGGCTTCCTGCTCTTCAACAACGTCAAGATTCCTCACGTCAACATGCTGAACCGCTTCTCTGGCGTTGATCCCGAGACCGGAAAGTACATCCGTCCTTCCAACCCAGCCCTTATCTACGGAACCTTGACATTCATCCGATCATCCATCGTCTTCCAGTCTGGGTCTGTTCTTGCTCGTGGTGTCACCATCGCTACACGATACTGCGCTGTTCGCCGACAGTTCCAGGACCGTGATGCTGATGCTAGCGAGACTGGTGAGAACCAGGTCCTCAACTACACAATGGTTCAGCACCgtcttctccctcttctcgCTTCTTCATACGCGCTTTTCTTCACTGGTCGCGCTATGATCAACCTCTACAACGCCAACCAGAAGCGCATGGCTCAACGTCGCGATGCTGGCGACGCCAAGCGCAAGCCTGGTCCTGAGGAGCTCAGCCCCGGCAGTGATCACCTTGCCGATCTGCACGCTATCTCCTGCTCCCTCAAGGCCTTTGCCTCCACCACCGCTGCTGAAGGCCTGGAAGTCTGCCGTCGTGCTTGCGGTGGTCATGGCTACTCGGCTTTCTCTGGCATTGGCAGCTGGTACGCTGACTATCTTCCTACCGTCACATGGGAGGGTGACAACTACATGCTTACCCAGCAAGTCGCCCGATATCTCCTCAAGTCTGCCCGCGCTGTTCTCGCAGGCAAGGCTCCTGATAACGGTATCTCTCGTatcttcaaggagttcaTTCGCCGACAGGACATCGGTGCTGCTTTCGACGTTCTCGACAGCGATCAAGACCTCGTTGATGCTTTCGCATGGCGTGTCTCTTTCCTGACCTTCGAGGCACTCAAGCAccgagatgaggagaagcaaTCCTGGAACAGCCTCCTCATTGACTTCTGGCGTCTCTCTACCGCGTACGCTCAGTACCAAGTCGTCAAGAACTTCCACGAAGCTCTGCAAGACGAAGCCACCAAGAAGTCCCTTGACCCCAATACCCTCGCCATCATGCACAAGCTCTTTGAGCTCTTCGCTCTGCATAACCTCCAGAGCTCCGCATCCGAGTTCTTCACCAGTGCCGCTACAACTGTTCGCCAAATCCAGCTCGCCCGCACAAAGCGAACTCTCTCACTGCTCGACGAGATCCGACCTCACGCCGTCAGACTTGTTGATGCTTGGTCATTCCCTGATTGGCAACTTGACAGCGCCCTTGGTCGCTCTGACGGCAAGGTTTACGAGGACTTGTTCCATCGTGCTTCGGAGGTCAACCCTGTTAACGACATTGTGTTCGATCCTTATCCTGAGTCAGATGTGCTGTTCCGTAAGAACGGCAGTGGTCCTAAGGCGAAGTTGTAA